From a region of the Rouxiella sp. S1S-2 genome:
- the nei gene encoding endonuclease VIII, with product MPEGPEIRRAADQLERAVLDKPLTEVWFAFPSLQPYQSALVGQRVKGIETRGKALLTHFSNSLTLYSHNQLYGIWRVYNSGDVINHGKRSLRVKLATPDSAILLYSASEIEIWPTEEVYQHPFLQRIGPDVLDQSLTPEQVRARLTSTRFRQRQLGGMLLDQAFLAGLGNYLRAEILWLARLLPSHKPSDLNDVQLAALTDACLTIARHSYAMRGTMDENVHHGALFRFKVFAREGKPCERCGETIVKTSVSTRPFFYCPGCQG from the coding sequence ATGCCTGAAGGACCCGAGATCCGCAGGGCCGCGGACCAGTTGGAGCGCGCAGTGCTGGATAAACCTCTTACGGAAGTCTGGTTTGCATTCCCGAGCTTACAGCCTTATCAATCGGCGCTGGTGGGCCAGCGTGTTAAAGGTATTGAAACGCGCGGCAAAGCGCTGCTGACTCACTTTAGCAATAGCCTCACACTGTATTCGCACAATCAGCTGTACGGAATTTGGCGGGTGTATAATTCGGGCGATGTTATCAATCATGGCAAGCGCTCGTTGCGGGTAAAACTTGCCACGCCGGACAGCGCTATTTTGCTCTATAGCGCCTCTGAGATTGAAATATGGCCTACGGAAGAGGTGTATCAGCATCCGTTTTTACAGCGGATCGGACCGGACGTGCTGGACCAGAGTCTAACGCCCGAGCAGGTGAGGGCACGCCTGACCTCTACGCGTTTTCGTCAGCGTCAACTGGGGGGAATGCTGTTGGATCAGGCCTTTTTAGCCGGATTAGGCAACTATCTGCGTGCAGAAATCCTCTGGCTTGCCAGACTGCTTCCTTCGCATAAACCCTCGGACTTGAATGACGTACAGCTTGCTGCGTTGACCGATGCGTGCCTGACTATTGCTCGCCACTCCTACGCCATGCGCGGGACTATGGACGAAAATGTGCATCACGGTGCTCTTTTCCGTTTTAAAGTTTTTGCGCGTGAGGGTAAACCTTGTGAACGCTGTGGCGAGACGATAGTAAAAACCAGCGTCTCGACAAGACCCTTCTTTTACTGTCCGGGCTGTCAGGGGTGA
- the pcp gene encoding pyroglutamyl-peptidase I: MRKVLVTGFEPFGGDRVNPSWEVVKKLQDVQLSGVSLAVRQLPCVFGKAIEALNQAIDETDPLMVICVGQAGGRVDFSIERVAINVDDARIPDNAGQQPIDTPIVKDGPAAYFAQLPVKALVNGLREAGIPASVSQTAGTYVCNHVMYGLLHRMTQSDCRVKKGGFIHVPYLPEQAALHPGTASMSAQTLLEALELTIAIALHTEHDLILAEGTTH; encoded by the coding sequence ATGCGTAAAGTTTTGGTCACCGGTTTTGAACCCTTTGGCGGCGATCGGGTTAACCCCTCGTGGGAAGTGGTTAAAAAATTGCAAGATGTACAGCTGTCTGGCGTTAGCCTGGCGGTGCGTCAATTGCCCTGCGTATTTGGCAAGGCCATTGAGGCGTTGAACCAGGCGATCGACGAGACCGATCCGTTGATGGTGATTTGTGTCGGACAGGCGGGTGGACGTGTAGATTTTAGTATCGAGCGCGTAGCCATTAACGTAGATGACGCACGTATACCCGACAATGCCGGCCAACAGCCGATTGATACGCCGATTGTCAAGGACGGTCCGGCGGCCTATTTTGCCCAGTTGCCGGTTAAAGCACTGGTTAATGGCCTGCGCGAAGCGGGCATTCCGGCGTCTGTTTCGCAAACGGCGGGGACTTATGTTTGCAATCACGTGATGTACGGCCTGCTGCATCGTATGACGCAGAGCGACTGTAGGGTGAAGAAAGGCGGATTTATTCACGTGCCCTATCTGCCAGAGCAGGCGGCGTTGCACCCCGGCACTGCCAGTATGTCAGCACAGACGCTGCTTGAGGCGCTGGAACTGACGATCGCCATTGCCTTACACACTGAGCACGATTTGATTCTTGCAGAAGGAACCACGCACTAA
- the pxpA gene encoding 5-oxoprolinase subunit PxpA, which translates to MSVDLNADLGEGCENDEALLQLVSSANIACGFHAGDAQTMRQSVRWAIQYGVAIGAHPSFPDRENFGRTAMQLPPETVYAQVVYQLGALAAIVRAEGGKMMHVKPHGMLYNQAATDPELSDAIARAVRDVDPSLKLVGLAGSELIRAGERLGLETRQEVFADRRYQSNGNLVPRSQPDAMIETDQLALDQTLSMILDKHVVSRDGINVPVQADTVCLHGDGEHALAFARSLRAAFAEKKITVSAE; encoded by the coding sequence ATGAGCGTTGATTTAAATGCCGATTTAGGCGAAGGCTGTGAAAACGACGAAGCGCTGCTGCAACTGGTGAGTTCGGCCAATATTGCCTGTGGTTTTCACGCCGGAGATGCGCAAACTATGCGTCAGTCCGTGCGCTGGGCCATTCAGTACGGCGTGGCCATCGGCGCACATCCGAGCTTCCCCGACAGAGAAAACTTTGGCCGCACCGCCATGCAGCTGCCACCGGAAACGGTGTATGCGCAGGTGGTTTATCAGCTTGGTGCCTTAGCGGCCATCGTCCGCGCCGAAGGGGGAAAAATGATGCACGTTAAACCGCACGGCATGCTTTATAACCAGGCGGCGACCGACCCTGAACTTTCAGACGCCATTGCGCGCGCCGTTCGCGATGTTGATCCCTCCCTGAAGCTGGTGGGGCTGGCCGGCAGTGAGTTGATTCGCGCCGGTGAGCGTTTGGGTCTGGAGACGCGTCAGGAAGTGTTTGCCGATCGCCGCTACCAAAGTAATGGCAATTTGGTGCCGCGCAGCCAGCCTGATGCGATGATCGAAACCGATCAACTGGCGCTTGATCAAACATTGAGCATGATCCTCGATAAACACGTCGTCAGCCGCGACGGTATCAACGTCCCGGTGCAGGCGGACACCGTTTGCCTGCACGGCGACGGTGAGCACGCGTTGGCCTTTGCCCGCAGCCTGCGAGCTGCGTTTGCCGAGAAAAAAATTACGGTCAGTGCCGAGTAA
- the pxpC gene encoding 5-oxoprolinase subunit PxpC: protein MLKVLRAGMQTTVQDLGRNGYRQLGVSQSGALDAPALRMANLLVGNDENAAGLEITLGQFSVKFTKKGWIALTGAGSHTTLDGQSLWTGWCYPVKAGQVLTMKMPMRGMRSYLAVAGGIKVDEVLESRSTDIKASFGGFEGRALKDGDELKAGKPLREPTKSTGVKQLLFGNRIRAVPGPEYNEFSDDARESFWRTAWQLSPQSNRMGYRLHGHALVRDTQREMLSHGLVPGVVQVPHGGQPIVLMADAQTTGGYPRIACVIEADLYNLAQIRLGMPIHFVKCTVEEALKASSEQNRFIEQIKWGLHER, encoded by the coding sequence ATGTTAAAAGTTTTACGTGCGGGGATGCAAACCACCGTTCAGGATCTTGGCCGTAACGGCTATCGTCAACTGGGTGTTAGCCAGTCCGGTGCACTTGATGCGCCCGCGCTGCGCATGGCCAATTTGCTGGTCGGCAACGATGAAAACGCCGCAGGCCTTGAAATAACCCTCGGCCAGTTCAGCGTCAAGTTTACTAAAAAAGGGTGGATAGCACTGACCGGTGCAGGCAGTCATACTACGCTCGACGGGCAGTCGCTGTGGACCGGTTGGTGCTATCCGGTTAAGGCGGGACAGGTTCTGACCATGAAAATGCCGATGCGCGGCATGCGCAGCTATCTGGCGGTCGCGGGCGGCATTAAGGTAGATGAGGTTCTTGAGTCGCGCAGTACCGATATCAAGGCGAGCTTTGGCGGCTTTGAAGGGCGAGCATTAAAAGACGGTGATGAACTGAAGGCCGGTAAGCCGCTCAGAGAGCCGACAAAATCAACCGGCGTCAAACAACTGCTGTTTGGTAATCGCATTCGTGCCGTGCCTGGCCCGGAATATAACGAATTCAGTGACGATGCCCGTGAATCCTTCTGGCGCACCGCGTGGCAGCTCAGCCCGCAAAGCAATCGTATGGGCTATCGGCTGCACGGGCACGCGCTGGTGCGCGACACTCAGCGCGAAATGCTTTCGCACGGTTTGGTGCCAGGTGTGGTGCAAGTTCCGCACGGCGGCCAGCCGATCGTACTGATGGCCGATGCGCAGACCACCGGCGGTTATCCGCGGATTGCCTGCGTGATAGAGGCTGACCTTTATAACCTGGCACAAATTCGTCTTGGTATGCCAATCCACTTTGTGAAGTGCACCGTGGAAGAGGCGTTGAAGGCCAGCAGTGAACAGAATCGATTTATTGAACAAATTAAGTGGGGCCTGCATGAGCGTTGA
- the pxpB gene encoding 5-oxoprolinase subunit PxpB produces the protein MQRARCYLLGERAVVLELDPPVSLASQQRIWGLAQRLETYPSVKEVIPGMNNLTVLLKDPQNTALDAIQRLQTWWEESQAFEPESRLIEIPVVYGGKGGPDLDGVASHTGLSASQVVECHSGAEYVVYFLGFQPGFPYLGGMPDVLATPRHREPRLSVPAGTVGIGGSQTGIYPLITPGGWQLIGHTPLSMFDPASRLPTLLRPGDRVRFVPQKEGVC, from the coding sequence GTGCAACGAGCACGGTGTTATTTGTTAGGTGAGCGCGCAGTCGTTCTGGAATTGGATCCGCCCGTTTCATTGGCCAGCCAGCAGCGAATTTGGGGATTAGCCCAGCGTCTTGAGACGTATCCCAGCGTAAAAGAAGTCATCCCGGGCATGAACAATTTAACGGTGCTGCTTAAAGACCCGCAAAACACGGCGCTCGACGCTATTCAGCGCTTACAAACCTGGTGGGAAGAGAGCCAGGCGTTTGAACCTGAGTCTCGCCTGATTGAAATTCCCGTGGTTTACGGAGGTAAAGGTGGCCCGGATCTTGACGGCGTCGCCAGCCATACTGGCCTGAGTGCGAGTCAGGTTGTTGAGTGCCATAGCGGCGCTGAATACGTAGTGTATTTTCTTGGTTTCCAACCCGGCTTTCCTTATCTGGGCGGCATGCCCGACGTGCTGGCAACGCCGCGTCATCGTGAGCCGCGCCTGTCCGTACCCGCGGGAACCGTCGGCATCGGCGGCAGTCAGACCGGTATTTATCCCCTGATTACCCCTGGTGGCTGGCAGCTTATTGGCCATACGCCGTTGTCGATGTTTGATCCCGCCAGCCGTTTACCTACCCTGTTACGCCCCGGCGATCGGGTTCGCTTTGTGCCGCAGAAGGAGGGCGTATGTTAA
- a CDS encoding MFS transporter, whose product MKKTFGVFFPLYTTTLLMLLGSGLLTTYISLRLSAIHVSGAMIGAIIAANYIGLVIGGKVGHFLIARVGHIRAYVSCSGIITAAVIGHGLTDIIPVWVVLRLIIGLCMMCQYMVLESWLNDQSDSSQRGVVFGFYMAASYLGMALGQVVLMLQTDLGMSTLLVIALCFALCLVPIALTTRTKVGHMSPAPMELKFFIGAIPKVLAITLVIGMIVGSFYGMAPLYSSQQGLSTQQTGLFMALAIFAGLVAQFPLSWLSDRYNRNLLMRVNAVLLAIAALPLAIFSHISFPLLLVVGFVVSLMQFTLYPLIVALANDMIEPERRVSLSACLLMAFGVGACIGPLAVGALIEPLGGNILYAFFALCGAAIVALSRSSAVEEQTQMAQDAPVPHIAMPDSLSSSPLSPALNPNLDEQMIQDQMPAPETAEQSEPEIEAEIEPERRSQGADPDADTGLQRAFILLEDSDFPPSDTPDESDKKAAPPKAAQGH is encoded by the coding sequence GTGAAAAAGACCTTCGGCGTTTTTTTTCCGCTCTATACCACCACGTTGTTGATGTTGCTTGGCTCCGGCCTTCTCACCACTTACATCTCACTGCGCTTAAGTGCTATTCACGTTAGCGGTGCCATGATTGGTGCCATTATTGCCGCCAACTATATTGGATTGGTGATTGGCGGCAAGGTGGGCCACTTTTTGATTGCCCGCGTGGGGCATATTCGCGCCTACGTTTCCTGCTCGGGGATTATTACCGCTGCGGTAATAGGCCACGGGTTGACCGACATTATTCCGGTCTGGGTGGTGCTACGCCTGATTATCGGGCTGTGTATGATGTGTCAGTACATGGTGTTGGAAAGCTGGCTGAACGACCAGTCAGACTCCAGCCAGCGCGGCGTGGTATTTGGATTTTATATGGCGGCGTCGTACCTTGGTATGGCACTCGGTCAAGTGGTGTTGATGCTACAGACTGACCTTGGTATGAGCACGCTGCTGGTCATTGCGCTGTGTTTTGCGCTCTGTCTGGTACCGATTGCGCTCACCACACGCACCAAAGTCGGCCATATGTCACCGGCTCCGATGGAGCTAAAATTCTTTATTGGTGCGATTCCCAAGGTGCTGGCGATTACGCTGGTGATTGGCATGATTGTGGGGTCGTTTTACGGCATGGCGCCCCTCTACTCAAGCCAGCAGGGGCTGTCGACCCAGCAAACCGGCCTGTTTATGGCGCTGGCGATTTTTGCTGGCCTGGTGGCGCAGTTCCCGCTGAGCTGGCTTTCGGACCGCTACAACCGCAATCTGTTGATGCGAGTTAACGCCGTACTGCTGGCGATCGCTGCACTGCCGTTGGCCATTTTCAGCCATATCTCTTTCCCGCTGCTGCTCGTCGTAGGATTTGTGGTCAGCCTGATGCAGTTCACGCTCTATCCGCTGATTGTGGCGCTGGCCAACGACATGATTGAGCCAGAACGTCGCGTGTCGCTTTCTGCCTGTTTGCTGATGGCATTCGGCGTCGGCGCCTGTATTGGCCCCTTGGCGGTGGGTGCACTGATTGAACCGCTGGGCGGCAATATTTTGTATGCATTCTTTGCGCTATGCGGCGCAGCGATTGTGGCGCTGAGTCGAAGCTCGGCCGTAGAGGAGCAGACCCAAATGGCGCAGGATGCGCCGGTTCCTCACATCGCCATGCCCGACAGTCTGAGCAGCTCACCGTTGTCACCGGCGCTCAATCCTAATTTGGACGAGCAGATGATTCAGGATCAAATGCCCGCGCCTGAGACCGCCGAGCAGTCTGAACCAGAGATTGAGGCCGAAATTGAACCCGAAAGGCGCTCACAGGGTGCCGATCCGGATGCGGATACCGGCCTGCAGCGGGCGTTTATCCTGCTTGAAGACAGTGATTTTCCCCCGTCGGATACGCCAGATGAAAGCGATAAAAAAGCTGCGCCACCCAAGGCGGCACAGGGTCATTGA
- a CDS encoding type 2 GTP cyclohydrolase I, producing the protein MNNVELEKIIDQKLEVNAFKDYAPNGLQVEGSSTVKRIVTGVTASQKLLDAAVAHSADTIIVHHGYFWKNEPAAVRGMKRNRLKTLLLNDINLYGYHLPLDAHPELGNNAQLAKLLGIKVLGEIMPLVPYGELSAGMAAEDFHQRIEQQLGRKVLHSAEGGPKIIRRVAWCTGGGQGFIQQAADFGVDAFITGEVSEQTIHIAREMGLHFFAAGHHASERYGVKALGEWLAAEHGLDVTFIDIDNPA; encoded by the coding sequence ATGAATAACGTTGAATTAGAGAAGATTATTGACCAAAAGCTTGAGGTCAATGCCTTTAAAGACTATGCGCCCAACGGGCTGCAGGTTGAAGGCAGCAGCACGGTTAAGCGCATTGTAACCGGTGTGACAGCTAGCCAAAAACTGCTGGACGCTGCAGTCGCGCACAGTGCCGATACGATCATCGTCCACCACGGTTATTTCTGGAAAAACGAACCTGCGGCAGTGCGCGGCATGAAGCGCAACCGTTTGAAAACGCTGTTGCTCAACGATATTAACCTTTATGGCTATCATCTGCCGCTGGACGCACACCCAGAACTCGGTAATAACGCTCAACTGGCGAAGCTTTTGGGAATCAAAGTGTTAGGGGAAATTATGCCGCTGGTGCCTTATGGAGAACTGTCCGCGGGCATGGCGGCTGAAGACTTTCATCAGCGCATCGAGCAGCAGCTCGGACGCAAGGTGTTGCACAGCGCAGAAGGCGGGCCGAAAATTATCCGTCGGGTGGCGTGGTGCACCGGCGGCGGTCAGGGCTTCATCCAGCAGGCCGCTGATTTTGGCGTAGACGCCTTTATTACCGGTGAAGTCTCAGAGCAAACGATTCACATTGCGCGGGAGATGGGGTTGCACTTCTTTGCCGCCGGACATCACGCCAGTGAACGCTACGGCGTCAAGGCTCTGGGCGAATGGCTCGCCGCAGAGCACGGTTTAGACGTCACGTTTATTGATATCGACAATCCTGCCTGA
- a CDS encoding MBL fold metallo-hydrolase: MAKAFWKAALLLGAGLGAVPGASAGFKIVALGVNGGVEEGNLTSYLIRSDSQTRYLALDAGSVLPGISKALEKGSFPEVTVQNAAPLTPQGAVFRNLISGYFISHAHLDHLAGLIIASPQDTKKPIYGSADTIDTLRQHYFNWRVWPNFSDTGSGQRLGTYRLNAPRPGQRFSLGLSGLDGVIYPLSHGGVTSSMLLVSSAKENQQLESFAYFGDTGADKQEKSRDLNTAWRVIGDEIKQKRLKGMIIETSYANGMPDSQLFGHLTPELLLGELKNLEQVAGGAGSLKGLKVVISHIKPSLTAGDDPRAKIIRQLEQGNSLGVNFIFMQQGDSQEF, encoded by the coding sequence ATGGCAAAGGCATTTTGGAAAGCGGCGCTGCTTTTAGGCGCCGGTCTTGGCGCGGTTCCGGGAGCGAGCGCCGGTTTTAAAATCGTTGCGCTTGGTGTAAACGGTGGCGTAGAGGAGGGCAACTTAACCTCTTATCTGATCCGCAGCGATTCACAAACGCGATACCTGGCGCTGGACGCTGGATCAGTATTGCCGGGTATCAGCAAGGCGCTGGAAAAAGGCAGTTTCCCCGAAGTCACTGTGCAAAACGCCGCGCCACTTACGCCACAGGGAGCCGTTTTTCGCAATCTTATCAGCGGCTATTTTATTAGCCATGCCCATCTCGACCACCTCGCCGGTCTGATTATCGCGTCACCTCAGGACACTAAAAAGCCCATTTATGGATCTGCTGATACCATCGACACCTTGCGTCAGCACTATTTTAACTGGCGGGTATGGCCTAACTTTAGCGACACCGGCAGCGGTCAGCGGTTGGGCACCTATCGTCTGAATGCGCCAAGGCCTGGTCAGCGTTTTTCTCTCGGACTGAGCGGGCTTGACGGCGTTATCTATCCGCTCAGCCACGGCGGGGTCACCTCATCAATGCTGCTGGTCAGTAGCGCGAAAGAAAACCAGCAGCTCGAGTCCTTTGCTTATTTCGGTGATACCGGTGCCGATAAGCAGGAAAAATCCCGTGATTTAAATACGGCCTGGCGCGTGATCGGCGACGAGATTAAGCAGAAGCGGCTGAAGGGCATGATCATTGAAACCTCTTATGCCAACGGCATGCCCGATAGCCAGCTGTTTGGGCATCTTACACCCGAGCTACTGCTGGGTGAGCTGAAAAACCTTGAGCAAGTTGCGGGCGGCGCAGGTTCGCTGAAGGGCCTGAAAGTGGTGATTAGCCACATCAAACCTTCCCTGACTGCCGGAGACGATCCGCGCGCCAAAATCATCCGTCAGCTTGAACAGGGCAACAGCCTCGGCGTAAACTTTATTTTTATGCAGCAGGGCGATAGCCAAGAATTTTAA
- the phrB gene encoding deoxyribodipyrimidine photo-lyase has protein sequence MTTHLVWFRNDLRVTDNRALSAACEDVNANVIAVFIATPAQWRKHDMAPRQAAFIYQHLQALQGALSERGIPLYYQQCELFSDSVDWLVKFAAEHHVDALFYNDQVEINEVERDAAVDKALSPEVQIQRFNDSLLLPPGSVTTGEGSMYKVYTPFRRAFLQRLSESDCRSLPAPHARKNSHPGEAAELSPFDYPQQEVGEDFPIGEEAARDRLRRFCRENVQDYLEQRDLPAVDGTSTLSPYLAIGVLSPRQCLNRLRAENPEVLEKTDGGAFGWLNELVWREFYRHLLVAWPSLCKRQPFIEWTKGITWRDVPDDLQAWQAGKTGYPIVDAAMRQLNATGWMHNRLRMIVASFLVKDLLIDWRCGERYFMSKLVDGDLAANNGGWQWGASTGTDAAPYFRIFNPTTQGERFDKQGRFIKTWVPELSDVPERDIHQPHRWAEKQRRVLDYPFPIIDHARARKDTLAAFEAAKNRAQAED, from the coding sequence ATGACCACCCATCTGGTCTGGTTTCGAAACGACCTGCGCGTTACCGACAACCGCGCGCTTTCTGCCGCTTGTGAAGACGTTAACGCCAACGTCATCGCGGTATTCATTGCCACTCCGGCGCAGTGGCGCAAACATGATATGGCGCCTCGTCAGGCGGCCTTTATTTATCAGCATCTGCAGGCACTGCAAGGTGCGCTATCAGAGCGCGGCATCCCGCTTTATTACCAGCAGTGCGAGTTGTTTTCAGACAGCGTTGACTGGCTGGTGAAATTTGCCGCTGAACACCACGTCGATGCGCTTTTTTACAATGATCAGGTCGAAATTAATGAAGTCGAGCGCGACGCCGCCGTCGATAAGGCGCTGTCGCCCGAGGTTCAAATTCAGCGTTTCAATGACAGCCTGCTGCTGCCGCCCGGTTCGGTGACCACCGGCGAAGGCAGCATGTATAAGGTTTATACCCCTTTTCGCCGCGCCTTTTTGCAGCGCCTGAGCGAGTCGGACTGCCGCTCTTTGCCTGCACCGCATGCGCGTAAAAATTCGCATCCGGGTGAAGCTGCCGAACTGTCACCGTTTGATTATCCTCAGCAGGAAGTGGGTGAAGATTTTCCGATTGGTGAAGAGGCGGCACGCGACCGGCTGCGGCGTTTCTGCCGTGAAAATGTGCAAGATTATCTTGAGCAGCGCGACCTGCCCGCTGTTGACGGCACCAGTACGCTGTCACCGTATTTGGCGATTGGCGTACTTTCTCCACGCCAGTGTTTGAATCGTCTGCGGGCTGAAAACCCTGAGGTGCTGGAGAAAACCGACGGCGGCGCTTTTGGTTGGCTCAATGAGCTGGTGTGGCGAGAGTTTTATCGCCATCTGCTGGTGGCCTGGCCGTCACTGTGTAAACGCCAGCCGTTTATTGAGTGGACAAAAGGCATAACGTGGCGTGATGTGCCCGATGATTTACAGGCGTGGCAGGCGGGTAAAACCGGTTATCCGATCGTCGACGCCGCCATGCGTCAGCTCAACGCCACCGGTTGGATGCATAACCGGCTGCGGATGATCGTGGCGAGTTTTTTGGTGAAGGATTTACTGATCGACTGGCGCTGCGGCGAGCGTTACTTCATGTCAAAACTTGTCGACGGCGACCTTGCGGCCAACAACGGCGGTTGGCAGTGGGGGGCGTCTACCGGCACCGATGCGGCACCTTATTTCCGCATCTTTAACCCGACCACGCAGGGCGAACGTTTTGACAAGCAGGGCCGCTTTATCAAAACCTGGGTACCTGAATTGAGTGATGTTCCAGAAAGAGATATTCATCAACCACATCGTTGGGCTGAAAAACAGCGGCGCGTGCTAGACTACCCTTTCCCGATTATCGATCACGCCCGGGCGCGTAAGGATACTCTGGCCGCGTTTGAGGCAGCCAAAAATCGCGCTCAGGCTGAAGATTAA
- a CDS encoding 2-thiouracil desulfurase family protein: MSEKIPIGISACLLGEKVRFDGGHKRLAFAVEQLAPFVRFEPVCPEMAIGLPTPRPALRLVDMQDGIHMCLSNSPDTDLTEKMQRYSEKRVAALTHLCGYILCAKSPSCGMERVRVYRENSKDNSKIGVGIYTAELQKQLPWLPIEEDGRLNDPILRENFVERVFALYELKMLHESGLTRGKLMAFHSRYKLSLLAHSQPEYRELGRFVASMDKWDSLEAYFVEYRNRLMSLMTHRATRRNHTNVLMHVQGYFRKQLNSGQRQELARLIDHYRQGMQPLLAPITLLKHYMHEYPDAYLQQQRYFEPYPEALRLRYGH; the protein is encoded by the coding sequence ATGAGTGAAAAAATTCCGATCGGCATCAGCGCTTGCCTGCTGGGAGAGAAAGTTCGCTTTGACGGCGGCCACAAACGTTTGGCCTTTGCCGTTGAGCAACTGGCCCCCTTTGTACGTTTCGAACCCGTTTGTCCCGAAATGGCGATTGGCCTGCCTACGCCACGCCCGGCGCTGCGTTTGGTTGACATGCAGGACGGTATTCACATGTGCCTCAGCAACAGCCCAGATACCGACCTCACCGAAAAAATGCAGCGTTATTCAGAGAAGCGCGTTGCCGCCTTGACCCATCTTTGTGGCTACATTCTTTGTGCTAAATCGCCGAGCTGCGGCATGGAGCGGGTGCGCGTTTATCGCGAAAACAGTAAAGACAACAGCAAAATTGGCGTGGGTATTTATACCGCCGAACTGCAGAAACAGTTGCCCTGGTTACCGATAGAGGAAGACGGGCGACTGAACGACCCTATTTTGCGCGAAAACTTTGTTGAACGGGTTTTTGCTCTCTATGAATTGAAAATGTTGCATGAGTCTGGACTGACACGCGGCAAGTTGATGGCGTTTCACAGCCGTTACAAACTCTCGCTACTGGCTCACTCTCAGCCTGAATATCGAGAACTTGGCCGTTTTGTGGCTTCTATGGACAAATGGGATTCGCTGGAGGCGTATTTTGTCGAATACCGCAACCGGCTAATGAGCCTGATGACCCATAGAGCCACGCGCCGCAACCACACCAACGTGCTGATGCACGTGCAGGGCTATTTCCGCAAGCAGCTCAACAGCGGCCAGCGGCAGGAGCTTGCGCGTCTGATAGACCACTATCGGCAGGGGATGCAGCCATTGCTGGCGCCTATCACGCTGCTTAAGCATTACATGCATGAATACCCGGACGCCTATTTGCAGCAGCAACGTTACTTCGAGCCTTATCCCGAAGCGCTGCGCCTGCGCTATGGGCACTGA